The sequence aatcagcaaataacttttcaatacattattgattactattttttaggtccttttaggttggaagtgaacataagtcataggtacatggtgtacttttccttcacttcatgtattaatacctttagttacttcacagatgtggatgaatgatgtgaaatataatcaagtgttaaatcagactttagttccacctggagtgaatccacaagctaccctgcagaatacaaattcattcaaactagctgcaccttcaccagctttgagaacactttcatgatcaatcattataaaacatatcacatatattattctgaaatggaccaatctgcacaacgactacttttactgtctttactttcactatattctgataatacttttctacttttacttgaagaacattttgaatgcaggactgttactgtaacactctggtatttctacttttactcaagtacaagatctgagtacttattcctttactcaaatacaatatctgagtacttctaatttcactacaatatctgagtacttattccacttctggtagtgtattagtctgaattgtagctacaaaatcacacagagctgcataaaaatagaataatatgtacacgtgtacaatgatttgtaggtaattttgactactcaagacacctcacttatacatcttcaaagtattggctttcagaatattaaacttgtttcggcaaattcagatgataaatacaactttgaagcttgtaacggcataattacaagcagagaacggactaaggtaacatcacagcaagcataacaacagccgtgtgttatgaacacatacgcaagaatgacatcatctgttgcttagtgacttttttaacatttagtcttaacacaaacgtgtgaatgtgtaaggtttaccattatattcaaatgtgaacaaaaattgactgtctttgtgtaccggaacactggaaaaaatgcatttgagacatctatggcagtaaaaatgttgcagaggctggaacttgggaaataatcagataagaattccggacgagcgtgcatgcacagctgcatttacatcgtaaatcctggacaaatctccactcgtcaggaggtttgtctctgatctttttgacaggaaacactggaatcgttacacggaataatgaccccttgtttaagcagagaggtaaacactggccatcaacagcttcacgtttcaatgagtacggtacgtgaacgtggacattaaccctacgtcatatctgtgagctgcccagagtgagtatggcacatctgaaagcgcggcaggaagctcagagatatgagaattaccttatcctcaaccaacagcaatgtgcgcagaacggctacgttcgtgcacattttcctttgatacacgtcacgtgacatagagtacatgacatattctgtgtgtgtaggtgcccaatcagtgactgactcccaatctttaacgattggacccaaatcccttcatctatcagtggggccccctggctagtgaaatgtgtggaccgcccctgggatttgacacagctggttgtgtcttgtgtgtgtgtgagtctaacagagatagtgctacccagcgaattccaatacatttttaaacatgagctcatcattcacacattctaacagtaaaactctcatcatagcatttacacggatctttcaaccacgttagcagtacaatgcaaaatgagaagtttccacacagcaggtggaaaaccacgttgaccagtcaaacgcaacaactcctgaaaatcaggatatgtcagcagcccattgatacacattcaccagttctttatcatcaaatgacactttttgaaccatcgtaggagatggctgtcggactttaagaccctcatttgtggaaaaatgaggtccaagccgaaccggagaaccagatctctgcccagtaaatgtattgggcaggcagatgataaaataactgttttttactgatgtgggaaatggattactgtcaacaccgttatctccactctgaagtggtacagaaacttctccttttcataaacccagcacatgaataaatctatcactaaatttgcattcaggcaaatctaccctttttttaccacagaatgtgtagccccagaatcaaccgaaaatgtgtgggacatttcttaacgcaaacattcactgtcatatttcaaatatgtaccctttttaattacagacatgtcctctaattcttctaatttctcaatagcatgtatgatgcgtgtgtgtgtgtgtgtgtgtgtgtgtgtgtgtgtgtgtgtgtgtgtgtgtgtgtgtgtgtgtgtgtgtgtgtgtgtgtgtgtgtgtgtgtgtgtgtgtgtgtgtgtgtgtgtgtgtgtgtgtgtgtgtgtgtgtgtgtgtgtgtgtgtgtgtgtgtccgtgtgtgtgtgtgtgtgtgtgtgtgtgtgtcacttccctggttagatgctgcTTGGCATGGGGTCCGTCTCCCCCGACCGAATTCAttcctcctccactccctccctcgactgttagtttgaagaattgtctttgttgtggtccgatttatccgatcaaaagttatttttcttcttctcgtgtgggcattcagcgaaccgatgacccgtctgtccgcagtTAAAACAGCGATTGTAGTTATTGCTCCGGCCTCGGAAACCCCCTTGTCTGCCCCGGCCATCACTTTGGGTCCAGGTGGTTGTAATAGCCTGGACCATGGTCAGCTGGCCAGGGAAAGCGGGGAATGTAGTTATTCCTTTTTGGAGGTGTTCTTTTCTGTAGAGTTCAGCTTTCTTCgcgtctcttttctttttctctctcttgtcatggatctttttcagtcctgcttcttcttcttcattttcttttctctgtctctcttcgtctctgctccctgtctgtgtgtcttgctgcgcagctgctccagcggcggctggtatgttgacctctggtccagcagcagcagcccctcCAGGAGCCTCCACAGCAGGTAGCAGACGGGGGGAGGAAGGGGGGAATGGGGAACTTAGGTGAGGGAGAGGGTCCCGCACGCCTGAAACCAGAGGATAAAGGGAAGCATGTGATTTATATTGTGGAGGaaacacaaaacactttttatcTTTCTTTTCAGTCTTATCCTCAGCCTGTATCTTTTTTATTGCCGCGGCCAATTGCCTTTCACGGCACTCTGCTTCATCCTCccagtattttaaacactttctatgagtgtccagtCTCTCTAaatcttttactttaattttactcttcttcttcattccatcttcacactcttgtaatttatcccttaggtttttgatttttaatttactcaaagaacctccctgaggaaatccgaacatttccgtccatatatttaatttagacagactttcttcaccatattttgctcgcatgacatcaactatcggaccctcaggaggctgtacataccccctcccctgctttgcccccatagcaaagtcttttaaagtgtcaccaaaacactccgtgtcaccaaaacactattaaagtgtcaccaaaacactccgtgtcaccaaaacactatttttcatccgtcgatgctagatatgccaaatatctctgttttcgagcagtccctctcctgatgtcatggagttttaattacgtttaacgtttaacaatttagactttgcacatctcaccgagtattgaaagccctttgagttcgttggatctcgtgaagtcaatcggttccacccctcgcgctggtcccctcgtcccgtacgttttatgtcggggtagaggaggatccaagatcccggagctagcagccaccagcgtccagaggtttccccgatcaaacatacagagatcctgccgacaacgccatttgttatggaaatctaggacccaacacagcgcttgagagtacaagtcaaatgatcaaaacaaataaatggtgaatcaagcaaagctgtcttttggttatttatttgaagcttcaaatacacgatataataatataataatgtcacaagtcgcacagagtataagatagtctgcgcgagagtgcgcagaacaatggaaaagcaaaggttatatagaaaaggagtgggaaagagaacaatctgggttcacacagtcagattgttgatgagacacccagtggccttgagtagatagcataacggttctcagagcagggaaattcgtgatgtgtctgactgtgtatgagtctcccagtctgctgaaacagctgtggccttgcagagactgggaaactcataagagaatatagtagaataataatggtaaaagcacaacaagaggaaataagaagcatttggtttaaacatatgaaagatataataaggataataataagaatgataataataaaatgttccaCTACAAGAG is a genomic window of Pseudochaenichthys georgianus unplaced genomic scaffold, fPseGeo1.2 scaffold_895_arrow_ctg1, whole genome shotgun sequence containing:
- the LOC139433666 gene encoding uncharacterized protein, whose amino-acid sequence is MFDRGNLWTLVAASSGILDPPLPRHKTYGTRGPARGVEPIDFTRSNELKGLSILGVRDPLPHLSSPFPPSSPRLLPAVEAPGGAAAAGPEVNIPAAAGAAAQQDTQTGSRDEERQRKENEEEEAGLKKIHDKREKKKRDAKKAELYRKEHLQKGITTFPAFPGQLTMVQAITTTWTQSDGRGRQGGFRGRSNNYNRCFNCGQTGHRFAECPHEKKKNNF